The following are encoded together in the Variovorax sp. PBS-H4 genome:
- a CDS encoding xanthine dehydrogenase family protein molybdopterin-binding subunit, with amino-acid sequence MSTLHESSGARQSAGLSRRSLLGLVATVGTAAGGGLLFGFSVPARSQGGARTSVIDGDGVEMPREGVFAPNAFIQIDRRGKVTLVMPKVEMGQGVYTSIPMLLAEELEVPLASVTLAHAPPNEKLFADPMLAEQLTGASTSIRYAWEPMRKAGASTRTLLVAAAAQRWKVDPSGCVAREGRVLHPQTSRSIGYGELVDVAARLQPPQDVRLKDPKDFKLIGTRVKRLDSPEKVNGTAVFGLDVRVPGMVYAAIATCPVFGGRLAKFDDTHTRKIPDVQQVVSFDNGVAVIGAHTWAARRGLQALEIQWDEGAGADVSTETIVTDLVKASQRSGAVARKEGDVEKAFANAKTRIDAVYHQPFLAHATMEPVNCTVRVRPDACEVWVGTQVPGRVADAAAKVTGLPPEKIIVHNHLLGGGFGRRLEIDMVTQAVKVARQLNVPVKVVWTREEDIQHDMYRPYYYDRISAGLDANGMPVAWQHRIVGSSILARYAPAAMMKNGVDPDAVAVAAELPYDLPNQLVDYVRQEPRGIPTAFWRGVGPTRSAFVVETFIDELATHAKVDPVKYRQALLGKSPRALNVLNEATRAAKWTAGAQQGKGKGRGVSLMHAFGSFFAMVVDVTVDDGEVRVDHVTCAVDCGMAVNPDTIEAQMQGGIVFGLTAALYGEITFKNGRVEQSNFNDYRVLRINETPNIDVHLVKSSEAPGGIGEPGTSALQPALANAIFAATGKRLHALPIGDQLKSNASGGRR; translated from the coding sequence ATGAGCACGTTACACGAATCGTCTGGTGCGCGGCAGAGCGCGGGCCTGTCGCGCCGCAGTCTGCTCGGGTTGGTCGCCACGGTAGGCACGGCCGCCGGCGGCGGTTTGTTGTTCGGCTTCAGCGTGCCGGCACGCAGCCAGGGCGGGGCGCGCACGTCTGTGATCGACGGCGACGGCGTCGAGATGCCGCGCGAGGGCGTATTCGCCCCCAACGCCTTCATCCAAATTGATCGCCGCGGCAAGGTCACGCTGGTCATGCCGAAGGTCGAGATGGGGCAAGGCGTGTACACGTCCATTCCGATGCTGCTTGCCGAGGAGCTCGAGGTGCCGCTTGCGAGCGTCACGCTCGCTCATGCGCCGCCGAACGAGAAGCTCTTTGCCGATCCGATGCTGGCCGAACAGCTGACCGGCGCTTCGACTTCGATTCGCTACGCATGGGAGCCGATGCGAAAGGCCGGCGCGAGCACGCGCACCTTGCTTGTCGCGGCCGCGGCACAGCGCTGGAAGGTCGATCCCTCGGGCTGCGTGGCGCGGGAAGGGCGGGTCTTGCATCCGCAGACTAGTCGCAGCATTGGTTACGGTGAGCTGGTCGATGTCGCAGCCAGACTGCAGCCGCCGCAGGATGTCAGGCTCAAGGACCCGAAGGACTTCAAGTTGATCGGCACTCGCGTGAAGCGCCTCGACTCGCCGGAGAAGGTGAATGGTACCGCGGTCTTCGGTCTGGATGTGCGTGTGCCCGGCATGGTGTACGCGGCGATAGCGACCTGTCCCGTGTTCGGCGGCAGGCTGGCGAAATTCGACGACACGCACACGAGAAAAATTCCCGACGTGCAGCAGGTCGTCAGCTTCGACAACGGGGTCGCCGTGATCGGGGCGCACACGTGGGCCGCCAGGCGCGGTCTGCAGGCGCTCGAGATCCAATGGGACGAGGGCGCAGGCGCCGACGTTTCGACCGAGACGATCGTCACTGACCTCGTGAAGGCGTCGCAGCGCAGCGGCGCGGTGGCGCGCAAGGAAGGCGATGTCGAAAAAGCCTTTGCCAACGCGAAGACGCGCATCGATGCGGTCTACCACCAGCCGTTCCTTGCGCACGCGACGATGGAGCCGGTGAACTGCACGGTGCGCGTCCGGCCGGACGCCTGCGAGGTGTGGGTGGGCACGCAGGTGCCCGGCCGCGTGGCCGATGCGGCGGCGAAGGTCACTGGGCTGCCGCCGGAGAAGATCATCGTCCACAACCATCTGCTGGGTGGCGGATTCGGCAGGCGCCTGGAAATCGACATGGTCACGCAGGCCGTGAAAGTGGCCAGGCAGTTGAATGTGCCGGTGAAGGTCGTGTGGACGCGCGAGGAAGACATTCAGCACGACATGTACCGGCCGTACTACTACGACCGCATTTCCGCCGGCCTCGACGCGAACGGCATGCCAGTGGCTTGGCAGCATCGCATCGTCGGTTCTTCGATCCTGGCGCGCTACGCACCGGCCGCGATGATGAAGAACGGTGTCGACCCCGATGCCGTGGCCGTGGCGGCCGAGTTGCCCTACGACCTTCCCAACCAGCTCGTCGACTACGTTCGCCAGGAGCCGCGGGGCATACCCACGGCGTTCTGGCGCGGCGTGGGCCCGACGCGCAGCGCGTTTGTCGTCGAGACCTTCATCGACGAACTCGCGACGCACGCGAAAGTGGACCCGGTGAAGTACCGCCAAGCCCTGCTCGGAAAGTCGCCGCGTGCACTGAACGTGCTCAACGAAGCCACGCGCGCGGCGAAATGGACGGCTGGCGCGCAACAAGGCAAAGGCAAGGGCCGGGGCGTGTCCCTCATGCACGCATTCGGCAGCTTCTTCGCGATGGTTGTCGACGTGACCGTGGACGACGGTGAGGTGCGCGTGGATCACGTGACCTGCGCAGTTGATTGCGGCATGGCGGTCAATCCCGACACGATCGAGGCCCAGATGCAGGGCGGCATCGTCTTCGGCCTCACGGCGGCGCTCTACGGCGAGATCACCTTCAAGAATGGGCGCGTCGAGCAGAGCAACTTCAACGACTATCGGGTCTTGCGTATCAATGAAACGCCGAACATCGACGTGCATCT
- a CDS encoding (2Fe-2S)-binding protein, with protein MPILDINGRKHDVDASPDMPLLWAIRDLVGLTGTKFGCGIAQCGACTVHLDGVAARSCVMPLAAVADRKITTIEGVGATPIGKKVRDAWRALDVVQCGYCQSGQVMSATALIASNPAPSDADIDAAMAGNICRCGTYNRIRAAIKQAVKST; from the coding sequence ATGCCAATACTCGACATCAACGGCCGGAAGCACGACGTCGACGCGTCGCCCGATATGCCCCTGCTGTGGGCAATTCGTGATCTCGTCGGCCTGACAGGCACCAAGTTCGGTTGCGGCATCGCTCAGTGCGGCGCCTGTACCGTGCATCTCGACGGCGTCGCGGCTCGCTCCTGCGTGATGCCGCTGGCGGCGGTTGCGGATCGAAAGATCACCACGATCGAAGGCGTTGGCGCAACGCCCATCGGCAAAAAAGTCCGGGACGCATGGCGCGCACTGGACGTCGTGCAATGCGGCTACTGCCAGTCGGGCCAGGTGATGTCGGCGACAGCGCTGATCGCCAGCAATCCGGCGCCGAGCGATGCCGATATCGATGCCGCCATGGCCGGCAACATCTGCCGATGCGGCACCTACAACCGGATTCGTGCCGCGATCAAGCAGGCCGTGAAGAGCACATGA
- a CDS encoding GFA family protein: protein MKHREGGCLCGAVRYVLKGEPQAAAICNCRHCQRQSGSLFSFNLFIAEADYEQRGETKFFEDRGDSGQLSYRHFCGSCGSPVITKVAMMPGQVLVKAGTLDSLEGLPSPQVEIYTDRAVEWLAPFTGANRFALSP from the coding sequence ATGAAACATCGCGAAGGCGGATGCCTCTGCGGCGCCGTGCGCTACGTGCTGAAGGGCGAACCGCAGGCCGCAGCCATATGTAATTGCAGGCACTGCCAGAGGCAAAGCGGCAGCCTCTTCTCCTTCAACCTCTTCATCGCCGAAGCCGACTATGAGCAACGCGGCGAGACCAAGTTCTTCGAGGACAGGGGCGACAGCGGACAGCTCTCCTACCGGCATTTCTGCGGGAGCTGCGGCTCGCCGGTAATTACCAAGGTGGCGATGATGCCCGGCCAGGTCCTGGTGAAGGCCGGCACGCTCGACAGCCTGGAGGGACTGCCGTCCCCGCAGGTCGAGATCTATACCGACCGCGCGGTGGAATGGCTCGCGCCGTTCACCGGCGCGAATCGTTTTGCGCTCAGCCCATGA